A genomic window from Triticum urartu cultivar G1812 chromosome 7, Tu2.1, whole genome shotgun sequence includes:
- the LOC125519851 gene encoding B-box zinc finger protein 22, translated as MKIQCNACGAAEARVLCCADEAALCAACDEEVHAANRLAGKHQRVPLLPDAAAPPKCDICQEASGYFFCLEDRALLCRDCDVAIHTVNSFVSAHQRFLLTGVQVGLDPADPVPPVADKHVNTSGGSVDSLRKHLPKKNPTALFSGENSASIPSQNAISGDYSRQISAPNTKTGMTNWTMDNSALRLAEPPPKYLSDGNSKLLLSNQTTTALSNQMNRDSGRAYNLPFSGGNGSDSLPDWPVDEFFSNLEYGPNFGFTEHGSSKGDNAKLGSAGGSPQCRLAEGLFAEDLLGQVPGLDAEDPWVVPEVPSPPTASGLCWQGNLHYPVYDGAMFVPEAPSLQSSQDHFTASAGFKRRRREF; from the exons ATGAAGATCCAGTGCAACGCGTGCGGCGCCGCGGAGGCGCGGGTGCTCTGCTGCGCCGACGAGGCCGCGCTCTGCGCCGCCTGCGACGAGGAGGTGCACGCCGCCAACAGGCTCGCCGGCAAGCACCAGCGCGTGCCGCTCCTCCCCGACGCCGCCGCGCCGCCCAAGTGCGACATCTGCCAG GAGGCTTCTGGATACTTCTTCTGCCTGGAGGACCGTGCTCTACTTTGTAGAGATTGTGATGTTGCTATACACACAGTGAATTCCTTTGTTTCAGCACATCAAAGGTTCCTGCTGACAGGAGTTCAAGTTGGCCTCGATCCTGCCGATCCTGTTCCACCTGTTGCTGACAAGCACGTTAACACTTCAGGTGGATCAGTGGATTCACTACGGAAACACTTGCCAAAGAAAAATCCTACAGCCCTATTTTCAGGTGAAAACAGTGCATCTATTCCCAGCCAAAATGCAATCAGTGGAGATTATTCAAGGCAGATTTCTGCTCCAAATACCAAGACAGGAATGACCAATTGGACTATGGACAACAGTGCACTTAGATTGGCAGAGCCTCCACCTAAGTACCTGTCAGATGGAAATTCAAAACTTCTGCTCTCTAATCAGACCACCACAGCTTTATCCAACCAAATGAACAGAGATAGTGGCCGGGCTTACAACTTACCATTCTCAGGCGGCAATGGGTCAGACAGTTTACCTGATTGGCCTGTGGATGAATTCTTCAGTAACTTAGAATATGGCCCAAACTTTGGCTTCACTGAGCATGGTTCTTCCAAG GGTGACAATGCTAAGCTGGGGAGTGCTGGGGGATCTCCACAGTGCCGTCTAGCTGAAGGCCTGTTTGCAGAAGACCTGCTAGGCCAGGTACCTGGATTAGATGCTGAGGATCCATGGGTGGTGCCCGAGGTTCCCTCCCCACCAACAGCCTCGGGTCTATGCTGGCAAGGGAACTTGCATTACCCTGTGTATGACGGCGCCATGTTCGTCCCTGAAGCACCCTCCCTGCAGAGCTCCCAGGACCACTTCACTGCATCTGCTGGTTTCAAGCGTCGAAGGAGAGAGTTTTGA